One window of Pelmatolapia mariae isolate MD_Pm_ZW linkage group LG18, Pm_UMD_F_2, whole genome shotgun sequence genomic DNA carries:
- the zgc:153115 gene encoding Krueppel-like factor 9, which yields MSLIASSDYFAAECLVSISSGPVLHRPTPVAPANQPASVGLLPGEPEGSSEDREVRDTLRLEGANVVAVAGILTDLHGKFRPMSAYSENSNSSCGGESGYTTLSDPTTPTMTPTATPVPGQQHQQRAGGAGGGVKRHRCTFNGCDRVYGKSSHLKAHIRTHTGERPFPCVWPNCVKKFARSDELARHTRTHTGEKRFQCPLCNKRFMRSDHLIKHARRHPDFKPSMLGRNRGASSASDPDVHN from the exons ATGTCGCTGATTGCGTCGTCTGATTATTTCGCTGCCGAGTGTCTGGTATCGATATCTAGCGGTCCTGTTCTACACAGACCCACCCCGGTCGCCCCCGCCAACCAGCCTGCCTCGGTGGGCCTGCTCCCCGGGGAGCCCGAAGGGTCGAGTGAGGACAGGGAAGTGCGGGACACGCTGAGGCTGGAGGGAGCTAACGTGGTGGCGGTGGCCGGTATCCTCACCGACCTACACGGCAAGTTCCGCCCCATGTCGGCCTATTCGGAGAACAGCAACTCCTCGTGTGGTGGGGAGAGCGGTTACACCACGTTGTCCGACCCGACCACCCCTACCATGACCCCCACCGCCACCCCGGTCCCCggacagcagcaccagcagcgGGCCGGGGGAGCAGGAGGAGGGGTGAAGCGACACCGGTGCACTTTTAACGGATGCGACAGAGTTTATGGGAAATCTTCCCATCTGAAGGCACACATCCGGACGCACACAG GTGAGAGGCCCTTCCCGTGCGTCTGGCCTAACTGTGTGAAGAAGTTTGCCCGCTCCGATGAGCTCGCCCGCCACACTCGCACCCACACAGGGGAAAAACGCTTCCAGTGCCCGCTGTGCAACAAGCGCTTCATGCGCAGCGACCACCTGATCAAGCACGCCCGCCGTCATCCCGACTTCAAGCCATCCATGTTGGGGCGCAACAGGGGCGCGTCCTCGGCTTCTGATCCGGACGTGCACAATTAG
- the tsen15 gene encoding tRNA-splicing endonuclease subunit Sen15 has protein sequence MSGASGGEKRPPPNWILQHPAYQQMKDLQIGDSAQVHAAFLVYMDLTEVRRWKEVSCVKSSELQVVLLEAREKEGAPTLTILPLPAHQSVTHKSIRHVLDRGFPVLLCAVAADSTLVYQRMTDGLVTPDPPVGPFQDMGRRQHRKRRQQR, from the exons ATGTCGGGAGCGTCAGGCGGAGAGAAACGTCCTCCTCCGAACTGGATCCTGCAGCATCCCGCG taccAGCAGATGAAGGACCTGCAAATTGGGGACAGCGCTCAGGTGCATGCAGCTTTTCTTGTGTACATGGATCTTACTGAGG TGCGGCGCTGGAAGGAGGTGTCCTGCGTGAAGAgttctgagctgcaggtggtTTTACTGGAAGCGAGGGAGAAGGAAGGAGCACCCACTCTGACGATCCTTCCCCTGCCCGCTCACCAGTCTGTGACTCACAAAAG CATACGACACGTCCTGGACAGAGGCtttcctgtgctgctgtgtgcagTAGCAGCTGACTCCACGCTGGTCTACCAGAGGATGACGGATGGCCTGGTGACGCCGGACCCTCCTGTAGGACCTTTTCAGGATATGGGACGCCGGCAGCACCGGAAGAGACGGCAGCAGCGCTGA